From Acropora muricata isolate sample 2 unplaced genomic scaffold, ASM3666990v1 scaffold_735, whole genome shotgun sequence:
gggtcggtgttcgcaaagacgggtcgtgtccatccgtgtccgaccgactcgatccgccgtTTTTTCCTACCCTCggcaaagacattactctagtaatgcgtttgttttccaAGACTCTCGCCATCAGACTTCCAGCTAGTCGGGTCGGTATTTGctaagacggatcgtgtccaccCGTGTCCGAACGGCTCGATCCGCCGGTGTCGGTGCCTACCTTAGACGATCCAACTCAGTTCGggtatattggacaaccctcctgAAAAGAGAGGAACAACTTGAACATAAAATAACAACTCGTACATAAAATTActggaaaactctttaattttCCTATATTTATGTTCAGCGCCGTGTATCGCAGTCTAGTTTTAATTTACAGTACCTCGCCTACATGTAGAATGCAAACAAGATTAGATACTCGGCAAATGTCTATTTTGACGAGACTAtttcgttgtcgttgccgttggcATGGCCTAAATTTTCTACTATCCAGCTGTAACAGTTCGTGTCAATGGTTGTGGATCAGCTACTTTAGACGGCTTTTGATTGGTCACTTACCCTTGCACGCTGAACAAAAGCATCGATTGAAAGCTTGAAATTAATCTTGTATCATTTAGGTTTGTTGTAGAAGTGGTCAAACAAGGAATTAACAACAGTAAGTTAAACCACAGAGTTCTaggttattaatttgttttactAAAAATAAGAAATTCAAAGAAAGCATTGCCTTGCAGTTGTCCAATTTAAGTTGTTTTGAATATAAGTTCAAGCCGGGTCACGTTGTGTCCGTCTATTTTTCGTTGGCCTTCTGTGAAGTGTGTTGAAGGTAGCGTTTCTTTTACTGCTGTTAAGGCAGATAACGTAGAAAGTGAAGACGAAGACTAGTTAAATTACCTTTCTTCTTATGTAAACTTTTTTCCGGTTACaggttccttttttttaatggcaGCGTTTTCAGTTCCAAGTCAGAAACACATGTAGTAGACCGACCCCTGAACTTCCGCTTGAAACTTTGATAACTTAAAGGATTAAGCTTACTCACTTTTAATATAGATTtcgtgcaaaaagttgaaaagttattatcattttctttttggttgCCGCGGAGAAAAATTGTTAACGTTACTGTTCGCTTTTGAGAGCTGTCATCAGTActcaacaaaaaagaaaaacaagtcgAAACCTTTGGATCACCCGTCATCTATACTATACCTCGAAATGTGAAGTAGTTCACTTTTTGTTATTTGAACAACCCCTGAGGTCTTTGTATCGTAAAAGAAGACACTCGTTGTTCGTTCAATTCGTTTAATCATACACACTGATCACAAAACCTATTTACAAAGTTATTTAAGCTAAAAAACGATTATTTTGATCACGAGGGTTAAATGTCAATCAAAATTACGAAATCAATGCTCTCGAATGTAAAATGTCTTTCGCACGTGTGTAATTAACTAAATGTTGGTTGAAACTCGATGACAAACGAGACTTTCGTGACACTCCCCGCGGTTGCTTCACATCCGGTGAGCAAACGTAAATGTAACAAAACAAATAcggcaaaaaaaacaaaatatggaaGTTCTACTACGACCGTAATTTTCGCAAAATGTCGGCGACAACGGCAGCATTACGACGTGGCCTAGAGTTCGGAGTGGTACACTCCAGTGAAGGCGTGTCAACGATTTCTCCACTTGGTTCGTCGTCCTTTGCATTTACCTCGATCGGGTACAAATGTTTCACGCTTCTTCTCATCAAACGAGGCCTTTTATCATTGTTCGCTACCTTGACTATTGCAGCTCTGACGAAGCCATCTCTCCCCGGTAACAGCTCTTCCACTTTGGCTAGCTTCCAAAAGATCCGGTTCGATGAATCGCTTTTCAAGATTACGATATCGCCAACAGCAATTTCCGGTCCTCGGCGAATTGTTGACTTAAGGGCATGATTTTCTCGCAAATTTGTTAAATACGTTTTTCTCCACTGGGTAGTAAACTGATGGATAAGATGACGGTGGTGCTTGGCTCTTCGTGTTAGAGACGCATTTGTGCTGACAACTTCAAAGTGTCCACCATTGGGCGTACTTGTGATGCGTCGTCCATGGATGAGATGTGAGGGACTCAAGGCATATGTTACGCCATCGTAATCGTCTTCTACGTATGTCAACGGCCTGCAATTTACAACGGTCTCTACTTCGATCAATAGCGTCTGCAACTCGTCATAACTCAGGGTTGTTCTTCCAATGGACTTTTTTAAACATCTTTTCACACTCTGTATCAGGCGCTCCCAGAATCCACCCCACCAAGGAGCCTTCTCAACTATGAACTTCCATGATACTCTGTTGTTTGACAGATAGCGCATGACTTCTTTCGATCGAGCGATTTTTTGAACTTCTTTGGACGATCCCTTGAAAGTTTTTGCGTTGTCTGAGATCAATGTAGCCGGCAATCCTCGGCGGCTGGCAAATCGTCGGAAGGCTAGTAAAAACGACTCCAAGGTTAGACTTCGTAATAACTCAAGGTGAACAGCTCTTGAGGACGCGCAAGTGAATAAACAGACATAACATTTGGCGTTTTCTTTCTCTTGATTTCCGTCTGGTCGGGTGTATAAGGGTCCAGCAAAGTCCAATCCAGTGTGTGTAAATGGTGGATCGTCCGATACTCGGAAGCTTGGGAGGTCGGGAGAACTGTGCAACGAGTTTTCGgcatgtcacgcaacgcttcaACACACGCTTCACGGCTTGACGTCCCTTTAAAATCCAAAAGCTTTCTCGGAGTGTGGTAAGCGTGTTGGTCACTGCGCTGTGCTTTACGCGTTCGTGCGTGTGGCGAATGAGCAAATCGACGTAAGGATGACTTGAAGGCAACAAGATTGGATTTTTGCTTGTTGGCGGCAAGGAAGAGTTGTTAATTCTGCCGCGACAGCGCAAAATTTGTTTCTCGTCGAGAAACAACGTGAATTGTTCTACTCGTCTGGGCTTCGATTGATTTCCATTTCGTAGAAATTGGATTTCACTGGAAAATGAGTTGTCTTGGATCGTTCTTACCCAGTAGTTCTCGGCGTGGTTGATTTCATCGGCGCAAAGCTGTTCGTTTCGGCACACTTCTAGAATTTCGTCTTGTTTACGTTTATTGACCCTGTGTTCGACCTTGCGTCTGACATTGTTGATGAAACGCATTACGTACGCGGTCACGCGTAACAAAGAGTCGCGGGTGCCAAATTCTTCACACTTGATAATTTTGGTGAGGTCAATCGAAACGGGTTTTTTCTCAGAGGCTGCCAATACGTGCGTTACTTTGGGTGGATTTTTTACGACTTCCAACATTGCATCGTAACTGGTTTCGGTAGTAGATTGATCGTTCGGCCACTCGCTCTCAGGCAGCTGGAGATATTTAGCGCCATCCCACCAGGTTGAACAGTCGACCATTTCGTGACCGTTTATTCCACGCGAGGGCATGTCAGCGGGATTTAATGAGCCAGGACAATATCTCCATTCTTCTTTGGTTGTCAATCGTCGGATTTCGGTAATTAGATGATTCACGTACTGTTTCCATGGTTTCTCGTTAGTAATCCAGCAGAGTGCAGTTTTAGAGTCGGTCCAATAGAATTTCCTGATTTCTTCGGGCAGAGAGTTCTGAACAGTGTTCATTAGTCTCGCAAGAATGCAGGCTCCCAACAACTCGAGTCGAGGAATTGATTGCTGTTTGACTGGGGCTGCTCTTTTCTTGGAACATAACAAACGGACAGCAACACGTCCGTCATCGTAAGATGACCGAAGATAGACAACTGCTGCGTAGGCTCGCTTTGACGCGTCACTGAAGCCATGTAGCTGGACAGAATTGAGTTTTGAAGTCGTGATGAAATAACATTTCGGGATTCTGACTTTGTTCAACGATTCCAGTTCGGACAGGAACGATGTCCATTTCGATAGCCAGTTTCCATGTAACTCTTGATCCCAGTCGATTTTTTCGGCGCACAGTTCCTGGAACATGCACTTTAATTGTATTACGTAAGGGCTAAGAAAACCCAGCGGATCGAAAACCTTTGCACTAATCTTCAATAGTGACCTTTTCGTGACGGGCAATGTGTTAGCAAACTTGACTA
This genomic window contains:
- the LOC136907122 gene encoding uncharacterized protein produces the protein MRYLSNNRVSWKFIVEKAPWWGGFWERLIQSVKRCLKKSIGRTTLSYDELQTLLIEVETVVNCRPLTYVEDDYDGVTYALSPSHLIHGRRITSTPNGGHFEVVSTNASLTRRAKHHRHLIHQFTTQWRKTYLTNLRENHALKSTIRRGPEIAVGDIVILKSDSSNRIFWKLAKVEELLPGRDGFVRAAIVKVANNDKRPRLMRRSVKHLYPIEVNAKDDEPSGEIVDTPSLECTTPNSRPRRNAAVVADILRKLRS